In Hymenobacter gelipurpurascens, one DNA window encodes the following:
- the gmd gene encoding GDP-mannose 4,6-dehydratase — MKRALITGITGQDGSYLAELLLSKGYEVHGIKRRSSMFNTERIDHLYQDPHERNIRFKLHYGDLTDSTNLIRIVQEVQPDEIYNLGAMSHVKVSFDTPEYTADVDGIGTLRLLEAVRILGLTHKTRIYQASTSELYGLVQEVPQRETTPFYPRSPYAVAKLYGFWITVNYREAYGMYACNGILFNHESPQRGETFVTRKITRAAARIALGLQEKLYLGNLDAKRDWGHAKDYVEAMWRMLQQEQPRDYVVATGVTTTVREFVRLAFAELGIEVSFSGEGAQERGFVAACHHPDFQLPLGQEVVAVDPAYFRPTEVELLIGDPTRVKTELGWEPQYDLPALVQDMVQSDLRLFRRDAVLLEAGHQIMYHDE; from the coding sequence ATGAAGCGTGCTCTCATTACAGGCATCACAGGCCAGGACGGCTCCTATCTGGCCGAACTGCTTCTCAGTAAAGGCTACGAAGTGCACGGCATCAAGCGCCGTTCGTCTATGTTCAACACCGAGCGCATCGACCATCTGTATCAAGATCCGCACGAGAGGAATATTCGGTTTAAGTTGCACTACGGTGATTTGACGGACTCCACGAACCTGATCCGAATTGTGCAGGAGGTGCAGCCCGACGAGATTTACAACCTGGGGGCCATGTCGCACGTGAAGGTCTCGTTTGATACCCCGGAGTACACGGCCGATGTGGATGGTATCGGCACGCTGCGGCTGCTGGAGGCGGTGCGCATTCTGGGCCTGACGCACAAGACGCGCATCTACCAGGCCAGCACCTCGGAGCTCTACGGGCTAGTGCAAGAAGTGCCACAGCGCGAAACGACACCTTTCTACCCTCGCTCGCCCTATGCCGTGGCTAAGCTCTACGGCTTCTGGATTACGGTCAACTACCGCGAGGCCTACGGCATGTATGCCTGCAACGGCATCCTGTTCAACCACGAGAGCCCACAACGGGGCGAAACCTTCGTGACGCGCAAGATTACGCGGGCGGCGGCTCGCATTGCGCTGGGCCTGCAGGAGAAGCTGTATCTGGGCAACCTGGATGCCAAGCGCGACTGGGGCCACGCCAAAGACTATGTGGAGGCTATGTGGCGCATGCTCCAGCAAGAGCAGCCCCGCGACTACGTGGTGGCCACGGGCGTCACGACCACGGTGCGCGAGTTTGTGCGCCTGGCATTTGCTGAGTTAGGCATTGAGGTCAGCTTCAGTGGCGAGGGAGCCCAGGAAAGGGGCTTTGTGGCAGCCTGCCACCACCCCGATTTCCAACTGCCGCTAGGCCAGGAGGTGGTGGCCGTAGACCCGGCTTACTTCCGCCCGACCGAAGTAGAACTGCTCATCGGCGACCCTACCCGCGTCAAAACTGAATTAGGCTGGGAGCCCCAGTACGATCTGCCCGCATTGGTGCAGGACATGGTGCAATCAGACCTGCGCCTGTTCCGCCGGGATGCCGTGCTGCTGGAAGCAGGTCACCAAATTATGTATCATGATGAGTAG
- a CDS encoding GDP-L-fucose synthase family protein, whose product MELNARIYVAGHRGMVGAALVRRLKQAGYFNLITRSSQELDLRDQGAVEDFFSLENPEYVLLAAAKVGGILANNTYRADFLYDNLMIQSNVLRESQRRGVKKLLFLGSSCIYPKMAPQPIKEDYLLTGPLEPTNEPYAIAKIAGLKLCEAYREQYDCNFITAMPTNLYGPGDNYHPQNSHVLPALLRRFAEAQALGHPRVVVWGTGTPRREFLHVDDLADACLHLMLHYNEVAPVNIGTGRDISIQELAELVTELTGYLGETVFDFSHPDGTPRKLLDVSRLHALGWQHSIGLREGIEAVLQSEDWRRATSASSLSVVA is encoded by the coding sequence ATGGAACTTAATGCCCGAATATATGTAGCCGGCCATCGTGGGATGGTAGGCGCGGCTCTGGTTCGCCGATTAAAACAAGCCGGTTACTTCAACCTCATCACCCGCTCTTCACAGGAGCTCGACCTGCGGGACCAAGGCGCGGTGGAGGACTTCTTTTCCCTGGAAAATCCGGAGTACGTGCTACTGGCCGCGGCCAAGGTAGGCGGCATCCTGGCCAACAATACCTACCGTGCCGACTTCCTGTATGACAACCTGATGATTCAGAGCAACGTGTTGCGGGAAAGTCAGCGGCGCGGCGTGAAGAAGTTGCTGTTTCTGGGGTCTTCGTGCATATACCCCAAGATGGCGCCGCAGCCTATCAAAGAGGACTACCTACTGACCGGCCCGCTGGAGCCCACCAACGAGCCCTACGCCATTGCCAAAATCGCGGGCCTAAAACTCTGCGAGGCTTACCGCGAACAGTACGACTGCAACTTCATTACGGCCATGCCCACCAACCTGTATGGCCCCGGCGACAACTATCATCCGCAAAACTCGCACGTGCTGCCGGCGCTGCTGCGCCGTTTTGCTGAAGCGCAGGCCCTAGGCCACCCGCGCGTAGTGGTGTGGGGCACGGGCACACCCCGCCGCGAGTTTTTGCACGTGGATGACCTAGCCGATGCGTGCCTGCACCTGATGCTACACTACAATGAGGTAGCTCCCGTGAATATTGGTACCGGCCGCGACATCAGCATTCAGGAACTGGCTGAACTGGTAACCGAACTGACGGGCTACCTCGGCGAAACCGTCTTCGACTTCTCGCACCCCGATGGCACACCCCGCAAACTTCTCGATGTCAGCCGTCTGCATGCCCTGGGTTGGCAGCACTCCATAGGCCTACGCGAAGGTATTGAGGCTGTGCTGCAGTCAGAGGACTGGCGACGGGCTACATCCGCCTCTTCCTTGTCGGTGGTGGCATAA
- a CDS encoding glycosyltransferase family 61 protein has protein sequence MQNEPYARTRRKVSRMLREVVPHNQQYRPTGMCPSSRELAAQPGSGVAYYGLVPAHTSTLAVPDDFYEHTSQFIGLHTKPNRQEEVPEAFVVTLDHGRLYADNFTSIAIITKGNKLVGDASFQFANRDLCRPEDNNIFRQRYFLEPQEVDGTVFSLLSGGGAGEGNFFHWLIDSLPRLHLIREAGLLDQIEYFLVYDKTRRFMLDTLAPLGIGPEKLLDLSTHRHLQARRLVVTSTVRGRLTHTPSWALQFLRDTMLPAATPRESFSPYIFVSRRDARFRHILNEPEVEAMLQEYGFQTHVLTPYSQAEKVALFAQAKVVVTTVGAGLTNLIFCQPDAHIIELLPKSFVVPEYQMLAARLGISYRHLVCESTRDSTVYSDAVNDHLTVDLAALRQLLEQVLEPESVR, from the coding sequence ATGCAGAATGAACCTTACGCTCGTACTCGGCGGAAGGTGAGTAGGATGTTGCGCGAAGTAGTGCCGCATAACCAGCAGTACCGGCCTACGGGTATGTGCCCGAGCAGCCGCGAGTTAGCCGCCCAGCCCGGTAGCGGGGTGGCCTACTACGGCTTGGTGCCCGCCCACACCTCTACCCTGGCGGTGCCCGACGACTTCTATGAGCACACGTCGCAGTTTATTGGCCTGCATACCAAGCCAAACCGCCAGGAAGAAGTGCCGGAGGCATTCGTGGTAACACTCGACCACGGTCGCCTATACGCAGATAATTTCACGAGCATTGCCATTATTACCAAAGGCAATAAGCTAGTAGGCGATGCCTCATTTCAGTTTGCCAACCGCGACCTGTGCCGGCCCGAGGACAACAACATTTTCCGGCAACGCTATTTCCTGGAGCCTCAGGAAGTGGATGGCACAGTGTTCAGTCTGCTTTCGGGAGGAGGAGCCGGAGAAGGCAACTTCTTTCACTGGCTAATTGACTCGCTTCCGCGCCTGCATCTGATTCGGGAAGCGGGCCTGCTAGACCAGATCGAATACTTTCTGGTGTATGATAAAACCCGGCGCTTCATGCTCGACACGCTGGCCCCCCTGGGCATCGGGCCCGAGAAACTACTGGATCTAAGCACTCACCGCCACCTACAGGCGCGCCGGCTGGTAGTAACCTCCACCGTGCGTGGCCGGCTTACGCACACCCCCAGCTGGGCTCTGCAGTTTCTACGCGATACGATGCTGCCAGCGGCAACACCCCGCGAGTCCTTTAGTCCCTATATTTTCGTAAGCCGCCGCGATGCTCGTTTCCGACATATTCTCAATGAGCCCGAGGTGGAAGCTATGCTGCAAGAATATGGCTTCCAAACGCACGTACTCACCCCCTACTCACAAGCTGAAAAAGTGGCCCTGTTTGCCCAGGCAAAAGTAGTAGTTACCACAGTGGGAGCAGGTCTGACCAACCTGATTTTCTGCCAGCCCGATGCTCATATCATTGAGCTATTGCCCAAGAGCTTTGTGGTGCCGGAATACCAGATGCTGGCGGCTCGCCTAGGCATCTCATACCGCCATTTGGTTTGCGAATCGACGCGCGACAGTACGGTGTATTCTGATGCCGTGAATGACCACCTGACGGTGGACCTTGCGGCCTTGCGTCAGCTTTTAGAACAAGTGCTAGAACCTGAGTCTGTCCGCTAA
- a CDS encoding glycosyltransferase family 2 protein, with product MPLAFTQSALAGSPTAGVEVPERRAAPASPAAPNEEPLLSICIPTYHRPELLARALNSVLPLPPEVELIISDNSTANSESEHTTCRVLADQPTSRWTYYHNPPGGSGGTNWVACVKRARGHYVLMLHDDDYLLPGSVEAMLTVLRQVRGKYHSVLFGVDVVDVQRRVLQKQTPSRTNYLPPAVAVEALLTNSSLIRVPAMAVSREVYRSTGGPDPSQSTTDDTDLWLRVFAAAGVYRVPITTCAYTVHDGAVTTGVFNQTTVQLLLQIFNKARGHNLLSEDRLQRAQAHFFHQFVLAGAYRSLCRRDTSAARQVLQLLNLPELKQLPTPARWLPVRLGLSLCARLNFVPPLLPNHSQRQSG from the coding sequence ATGCCACTAGCTTTCACGCAGTCTGCCCTTGCGGGCTCTCCTACTGCGGGGGTGGAGGTGCCCGAGCGACGTGCCGCTCCCGCTTCGCCAGCTGCCCCCAACGAGGAACCCCTGCTTAGCATTTGTATTCCTACCTACCACCGGCCCGAGCTTCTGGCCCGCGCCCTGAACTCGGTACTGCCTCTACCGCCGGAAGTAGAGCTTATTATTTCCGATAACTCTACCGCCAACAGCGAAAGTGAGCACACTACCTGCCGTGTTCTTGCTGATCAGCCGACCTCCCGCTGGACCTATTATCACAACCCACCCGGTGGCAGTGGCGGTACCAACTGGGTAGCCTGCGTGAAGCGTGCACGAGGCCATTATGTTCTCATGCTTCACGACGATGACTACCTGCTACCCGGCAGCGTGGAGGCCATGCTAACAGTGTTGCGTCAAGTGCGAGGAAAGTACCATTCGGTGCTTTTTGGCGTAGATGTAGTAGATGTGCAGCGGCGGGTTCTGCAGAAACAGACGCCCTCCCGCACCAATTATTTGCCGCCCGCCGTTGCCGTAGAAGCGCTGCTCACCAACTCATCGCTCATTCGGGTGCCGGCCATGGCTGTCAGCCGCGAGGTGTATCGCAGCACGGGAGGCCCCGACCCTTCTCAGAGCACCACCGACGACACCGATTTGTGGCTCCGTGTATTCGCGGCGGCAGGCGTATACCGGGTGCCCATTACCACATGCGCTTATACGGTCCACGATGGTGCCGTCACAACGGGCGTATTCAATCAGACGACGGTACAACTGCTGCTTCAGATCTTCAATAAGGCACGGGGCCACAACCTGTTATCCGAAGACCGGCTGCAGCGGGCACAGGCTCACTTTTTTCACCAGTTTGTACTGGCGGGGGCCTATCGCTCCCTATGTCGCCGCGATACCTCGGCGGCCCGGCAAGTACTGCAACTTCTAAACCTGCCTGAGCTGAAGCAACTGCCTACCCCGGCGCGCTGGCTTCCGGTTCGGCTAGGCCTGTCGTTGTGCGCTCGTCTCAATTTTGTCCCACCTCTTCTGCCAAACCACTCTCAACGCCAGTCAGGATAG
- a CDS encoding NAD(P)H-dependent oxidoreductase gives MFILDKSLQARERAGNPIRVGLWGAGQMAQGLVNQVMRYTPGMEIAVIANRTISKAHEAYDYAGYTASECNDLATLQACVSAGGYAVTENAELLCELEGLDILVECTGTIHYAANLIMKAIENKKHVLLFNPEVDATIGPILKVYADKAGVMLSGCDGDQPGVIMNLYRFVKGLGLTPLICGNIKGLQDFYRNPTTQAGFAARWQLTPEMVTCFADGTKISIEQACVANATGMGVAKRGMLGYTHDGHIDDMTGLYDVEELKRLGGIVDYVVGPKPGPGVFVFATTDDPKVRHYLEYGKLGTGPLYSFYTPYHLIYAEIPISIARMVLFQDIIMEPLGGPVVEVITLAKTPLKAGQTLDGLGGYDTYGQCENAQVARQENLLPVGLAEGATVKYDLPRDHVLTFDDVDLPADNLVQRLYREQTTLFFPELQPKTVLA, from the coding sequence ATGTTCATTCTTGACAAATCGTTACAGGCTCGCGAACGGGCCGGAAACCCTATTCGAGTAGGATTGTGGGGAGCAGGCCAAATGGCTCAAGGCTTGGTGAATCAGGTGATGCGCTACACTCCCGGCATGGAGATAGCCGTAATTGCCAATCGAACGATCAGTAAGGCGCATGAGGCCTACGACTACGCCGGCTATACTGCCTCGGAGTGTAATGACCTAGCAACCTTGCAAGCCTGCGTATCGGCGGGGGGCTATGCCGTGACGGAAAACGCCGAGCTTCTTTGCGAGCTGGAGGGGCTGGATATCCTGGTGGAATGCACAGGTACAATCCATTACGCCGCCAACCTTATAATGAAGGCTATCGAGAACAAGAAGCATGTTCTCCTCTTCAACCCGGAGGTAGATGCCACCATTGGGCCAATACTGAAGGTATACGCCGACAAGGCTGGGGTAATGCTCAGCGGCTGCGACGGCGACCAGCCGGGCGTCATCATGAACCTGTACCGCTTTGTGAAAGGGCTAGGCCTCACGCCACTCATTTGTGGCAATATCAAGGGATTACAGGATTTCTACCGCAACCCTACTACGCAGGCTGGTTTTGCTGCCCGATGGCAGCTGACGCCCGAAATGGTGACCTGCTTTGCTGATGGCACCAAAATATCTATTGAGCAGGCCTGCGTAGCCAATGCCACGGGCATGGGTGTGGCCAAGCGCGGCATGCTGGGCTACACCCACGATGGCCACATTGATGACATGACGGGCCTCTACGATGTGGAGGAACTCAAGCGACTGGGCGGCATTGTCGATTATGTGGTAGGCCCCAAACCAGGCCCTGGCGTTTTTGTGTTTGCCACTACCGACGACCCCAAGGTGCGTCATTACCTGGAGTACGGCAAGCTGGGCACGGGCCCTCTGTATAGCTTCTATACTCCCTATCACCTGATTTACGCCGAAATCCCGATTTCCATCGCCCGCATGGTGCTCTTCCAGGACATTATCATGGAACCCTTGGGTGGCCCGGTGGTAGAGGTAATTACGTTGGCCAAAACGCCCTTAAAGGCGGGGCAAACGCTCGATGGCCTTGGTGGCTACGACACGTATGGCCAGTGCGAAAATGCCCAGGTAGCTCGGCAGGAAAACTTGCTACCGGTAGGCCTAGCCGAAGGTGCTACCGTAAAATACGACCTACCGCGCGACCATGTGCTCACGTTTGATGACGTAGACCTGCCTGCCGACAACCTCGTGCAACGCCTCTACCGCGAGCAAACAACCCTATTCTTTCCGGAGCTACAGCCCAAGACCGTGCTGGCTTAG
- a CDS encoding NAD-dependent epimerase/dehydratase family protein, whose protein sequence is MIEAIATQVENRILREDMQTIYQHLSEQEKDKLRDSTILLTGCGGFLGYYFMHFFAQYAEELNIQRIIGLENFLTGTKDWLDNLVASNPEVIKLHEFNVITDSVEDIPGAAEANLVIHMASIASPTFYRIYPIETVDANITGLRRLLDFYADKQLRGFLFFSSSEIYGDPFPEFIPTSEDYRGNVATIGPRACYDEAKRFGETLCYLFSQKHNMPIGIARPFNNYGPGMSIHDKRLPADFAKAVVEGRDLEILSDGTPTRTFCYISDAITGYLKVLLHGQFDVFNIGMDKPELSVRDFAGFFNTQGKAIFNYQGKISFNTSQDKEYLTDNPNRRCPNISKARQLLAYEPQMGVEEGIRRYLEFLFINKEQAL, encoded by the coding sequence ATGATTGAAGCTATTGCCACTCAGGTGGAAAACCGCATTTTGCGGGAAGACATGCAAACTATCTATCAGCACCTTTCTGAGCAGGAAAAGGACAAGCTCCGCGACTCTACCATTCTGCTAACGGGTTGTGGGGGGTTTCTGGGCTACTACTTCATGCATTTCTTTGCGCAGTATGCTGAGGAGCTAAATATTCAGCGCATTATTGGCCTAGAGAACTTTCTGACCGGCACTAAAGACTGGCTGGATAACCTAGTAGCAAGTAATCCGGAGGTTATTAAGCTGCACGAGTTCAATGTCATTACCGACTCGGTGGAAGATATTCCGGGTGCAGCGGAGGCAAACCTGGTGATTCATATGGCCTCCATTGCCTCACCTACATTCTACCGCATCTACCCTATTGAGACGGTGGATGCCAACATAACTGGCCTACGTCGGCTCCTGGATTTTTACGCCGATAAGCAGCTGCGCGGGTTTTTGTTTTTCTCCAGCAGCGAAATCTACGGCGACCCATTTCCGGAGTTTATTCCAACCAGCGAAGACTACCGGGGCAACGTGGCCACCATTGGCCCCCGCGCCTGCTACGATGAAGCGAAGCGCTTTGGCGAAACGCTGTGCTACCTATTTTCGCAGAAGCACAACATGCCTATTGGCATTGCACGGCCATTCAACAATTATGGCCCCGGCATGAGCATCCACGACAAGCGCCTCCCCGCCGATTTTGCGAAAGCAGTGGTAGAAGGCCGCGACCTGGAAATCCTATCGGATGGCACGCCTACGCGCACGTTCTGCTACATCTCCGATGCTATTACCGGCTACCTAAAAGTGCTGCTCCATGGCCAGTTTGATGTTTTTAACATCGGAATGGATAAGCCAGAGCTCTCGGTACGGGATTTTGCAGGGTTCTTTAATACCCAAGGAAAAGCTATCTTCAACTATCAGGGAAAGATATCCTTCAATACGTCTCAGGACAAAGAATACCTTACTGATAATCCGAACCGCCGCTGTCCCAATATCAGCAAAGCCCGTCAGCTACTGGCCTATGAGCCCCAGATGGGGGTAGAA